A single window of Nicotiana sylvestris chromosome 3, ASM39365v2, whole genome shotgun sequence DNA harbors:
- the LOC138887846 gene encoding uncharacterized protein, with product MQSSAWLHVIDAKTSYNVLHGRPWIHENKVVPSTYQQCLKYYEGEVEKKIIADDERFIEAESHFTDAKFYLKNRIVNELKANDVMKSKNDEPTTKRGEVTAGRAKTVTEEVQPNLNKSYRGDIASYGKKVTHTLQYVPKRKKDEDESSNLQINILKELFAKVGYNPNETSKLGKLPSEAAMRQPCEGLGYKQPSLVRISIRRASINHITVEDESAASNKPSVFDRLGESTMRTFVFERLGPLKKGNKFQRNYRNTRTPASTKIRKISKDFQSLVPSRMRRQTKVMVSHDEVLKVKPYTMIYTKGHDEDKESVASSYHVTAQGEHDVSSLIEDDEKLDDVSLCYHISFNDGDPQEDEDTKDAPVELEEGVKEFRDVFAWSYKIIPSLDPKVAVHYLAVKNDARPVKQAQRRFRLGLEVKYSTWVSSIVPVRKKNGQIRVCVDFRDLNNVCPKDEFSLPILELMIHATTGYEAISFMDGSSGYNQIHMAPKYEKHTAFRTPRVHFQKPLDVIAMWDEMQSLWSICVRWMHITFSVLLKFHSLLKLNLQSCN from the exons atgcaatcaagtgcatggctgcatgtgatcgatgcaaagacttcatacaatgtcttgcatggaaggccttggatacatgagaataaagtggttccatctacctaccagcAATGTCTGAAATACTACGAAggtgaagtcgagaagaagaTAATTGCTGATGACGAGCGATTCATCGAGGCTGAATCACACTTCActgatgcaaagttctacttgaagaaccgcattgtgaaTGAGCTAAAAGCTAATGATGTcatgaaaagcaagaatgacgaGCCAACAACTAAAAGGGGTGAGGTGACTGCTGGTAGAGCCAAAACtgttactgaggaggtacaacCAAACTTGAATAAATCTTATAGAGGGGATATTGCGTCTTACGGCAAGAAAGTAACTCACacgctccaatatgtccctaaaaggaagaaagacgaaGATGAATCATCTAATCTCCAAATTAACATTCTAAAAGA GCTATTTGCAAAAGttggatacaatcccaatgagaCATCAAAGTTAGGAaagctcccatcagaagctgCGATGAGGCAACCAtgtgaaggtttgggatacaagcaaccgtcacTAGTGCGCATCTCCATAAGAAGGGCGAGCATCAATCATATTACTGTAGAAGATGAATCTGCCGCTTCTAACaagccttctgtctttgatcgacttggagAATCAACTATGAGGACTTTCGTGtttgagagattgggtccattaaagaaagGAAATAAGTTCCAGAGAAATTATCGAAATACAAGGACACCTGCTTCGACCAAAATTCggaagatctctaaggatttccaaagtctggttccttctagaatgaggcgacaaacaaaagtcaTGGTTTCGCATGATGAGGTTCTAAAGGTGAAGCCATACACTATGATCTACACTAAAGGACATGATGAAGACAAAGAAAGTGTGGCttcttcgtatcatgttactgCACAAGGCGAGCACGATGTTTCATCTCTAATAGAGGATGACGAGAAATTGGATGATGTTTCACtatgttatcacatatccttcaatgatggggaccctcaagaagatgaagatacGAAAGATGCTCCGGTAGAACTTGAAGAAGGGGTGAAG gagtttagggatgtctttgcttggagttacaaaaTAATTCCTAGCTTGGACCCTAAAGTAGCAGTCCATTACCTTGCAGTCAAGAATGACGCTCGTCCTGTTAAGCAAGCTCAAAGGCGCTTTAGGCTGGGCTTG GAAGTTAAATActcaacatgggtttcaagtattgtccctgtaaggaagaagaatggccagattcgagtatGTGTTGACTTCAGGGATCTCAACAATGTGTGTCCCAAAGATGAATTTTCGCTTCCTATTCTAGAGCTGATGATCCATGCTACTACTGGTTACGAGGCAATTTCTTTCATGGATGGTTCatcgggctataaccaaattcacaTGGCACCAAAATATGAAAAGCATACTGCATTCCGCaccccaagg gtacattttcAAAAACCCCTTGATGTAATCGCAATGTGGGATGAAATGCAATCACTTTGGTCAATCTGTGTTCGTTGGATGCATATAACT TTTTCAGTTTTGCTCAAGTTCCACAGTCTACTGAAGTTAAATTTGCAAAGTTGtaattga